The Chanos chanos chromosome 16, fChaCha1.1, whole genome shotgun sequence genome has a window encoding:
- the nsd1b gene encoding histone-lysine N-methyltransferase, H3 lysine-36 and H4 lysine-20 specific gives MNQPHEQSERDVPACNLSPQSFDGAFSPRSKQDSSDASCSKHLSSGTAHTSSTTYLLHDQNDDLPYSPLRKLQDLTSMVSFPDLSFRDRVPRGVSSGVPMRTPTVRSPGCPRRSVNTPSAQNPKKMDGTPLQAGSDSRCVLPPSPAFSMDSSSPFANRLHFESILFENGEEEEEEEDDDEEDKETTSSQVGDSSSSREGRDPVSNPKTRSFTEPSLSRGKALSGRAPSRGRASGSEAESASDCEPRSLGSSPAGVSMTNSPKRKPLPPVKYSEGEVIWAKFNRRPWWPSQVTVDPVTGLYHRMKEPSDRLCRLYYIRTFGEPEEQAWVSGQATHVFEGGFQFENLPVLRRRGRQKDENYRYSIPKRFLNSWKASVAEAEGAPAKQHRITKSTCSATGKSPTEEVNILKDEEPSSPLHSPSSSSETCPLANGIVPHLNQLSLTDQHTSNKPKHKKNPKKLLPCYTNIEDFDVENSKLAEVVDSPYSDIDSVPRILCPKACERSAKPSVSEQPTKPTAGKEVKKNLEVQGGLWFSKAGKGQVSGGLGRGGLKSMNCSFGKVSCKIKTPDINTVKSREDRVAGLEHLSDEAMKALDRRVSCLPASSRLMTRALRAMEEAELKKKLHCAQNLGCSSPKHEVENVTSSSLDTNVDCIPKNVPTATASNDQETPSHTDNDPKLFSDLSSCNRPQTPIKSEDEACLISQEHVTLHPGEAKTENCKSEVSPSSPTFYTVKDFDMKEITFKSLTSEENGKPVSFQTDVNYKFSTFLMLLKDMHDIREKDGTPLVMEPPSTSALIKKEPSLIPGEDLGVRLGQDAISNRGPSTGSPNCQKGSTKSKSGSNTSVEGQQNGGIKNLLTSECPSAPRTSRRPTKKRRPLGAKKKPSINSVPFKMAEHTYGRDDRKLTEQPVHTEEAGSHLLGSAPKKRWQKFEQDPGKVVQMEDSSSEHKRLRKPSKRLIEWTEEYDKIFSTKKKVKKKLETFAKVGKTSNSGAVMQPSQKTIDNPLPTPPEVQTPPLEELPKTTLIMESTPTTVTASPPADSTLCHGGQVLPVDTLTPPPETVPSPSESCIKDESPIQNCSDTGDGLYLNRKRQRKPTKKILESSIEAEPILMPKKKMFASHYELGCSMNEDSSLFDDGLSANKKLLGDRGGGASLKENVCQVCEKAGDLLQCEGQCCGAFHLQCVGLSETPPKKFLCQECSSGVHTCFACKKPGEDVRRCMIPMCGKFYHGECIANHAAAVPFNRGFRCPLHACLSCFIANPANPSATKGRLTRCVRCPIAYHANDYCVAAGSIILASNSFLCPNHFTPRKGCRNHEHVNVSWCFVCSEGGSLLCCESCPAAFHRECLNIDMPEGSWFCNDCRAGKKPHYKEVVWVKVGRYRWWPAEVSHPRNIPENILRMRHDVGEFPVHFFGSKDYLWTYQARVFPYMEGDANSKDKMGKGVDAIYRKALEEAAVRFQELQAEKELRQLQEDRRNDKKPPPYRHIKVNRPIGKVQIITADLSEIPRCNCKATDENPCSMDSECINRMLLYECHPQVCPAGDRCQNQCFTKRQYSQVEIFRTLGRGWGLRCCHDIKKGEFVNEYVGEVIDEEECRARIKHAQENDICNFYMLTLDKDRIIDAGPKGNQARFMNHSCQPNCETQKWTVNGDTRVGLFALTDIPAGTELTFNYNLECLGNGKTVCRCGAPNCSGFLGVRPKNHPPGDDKGRKLKKKAQVKRKPQTEVTKEREDECFSCGDGGQLVTCKRPGCPKVYHADCLNLTKRPAGRWECPWHQCDLCNQEAASFCEMCPSSYCASHRDGMLFISKLDGKLSCSEHDPCGPEPLEPGEIREYAPDRATAYPINIIRAALNLPDQQPQPGPKSFSSATTEGAPSAQTKRAGTPPTFNGAYAPSSCSGEGQKEKDVPSKQEAQRARDRKTVEKEGTMKDKGREGSEIRGEGKEEEEEG, from the exons ATGAATCAACCCCATGAACAATCTGAAAGGGATGTACCAGCATGCAACCTCAGTCCTCAAAGCTTTGACGGTGCTTTTTCTCCACGCAGCAAACAGGATTCATCAGACGCATCATGTTCGAAGCACCTGTCCTCAGGTACTGCCCACACCTCCTCAACCACATATTTGCTCCACGACCAGAACGACGACTTGCCTTACAGTCCCCTGAGAAAGCTCCAAGACCTAACCTCCATGGTGAGTTTCCCAGACTTGTCCTTCAGGGACAGGGTTCCTAGAGGTGTCAGCAGTGGTGTGCCAATGAGGACTCCCACAGTCAGGAGTCCTGGTTGCCCTAGACGCTCGGTCAACACCCCTTCAGCGCAGAACCCCAAGAAGATGGACGGCACACCTCTGCAAGCCGGTTCCGACAGCAGGTGCGTCTTGCCGCCAAGCCCGGCCTTCAGCATGGACTCCTCCAGCCCCTTCGCTAACCGCCTGCACTTTGAGTCCATTTTGTTTGAAAacggggaagaggaggaggaggaggaggatgacgaCGAAGAGGACAAGGAGACGACGTCCTCTCAGGTGGGAGACTCGAGCAGCTCGAGGGAAGGCCGCGATCCAGTTTCAAACCCGAAGACGAGGTCTTTTACAGAGCCGAGCTTATCCAGGGGCAAAGCTTTGTCAGGGAGAGCGCCGTCGCGAGGGAGGGCGTCCGGTTCTGAGGCGGAGTCGGCCAGCGACTGTGAACCACGCTCACTGGGCAGCAGTCCCGCGGGAGTTTCAATG ACAAACAGCCCAAAGAGGAAACCCCTCCCACCTGTGAAATACTCGGAGGGGGAGGTGATATGGGCCAAGTTTAATCGTAGACCATGGTGGCCGAGCCAAGTGACTGTTGACCCAGTTACGGGACTTTACCACAGAATGAAAG AGCCCAGCGATAGGCTGTGTCGTTTGTATTACATCAGGACCTTTGGAGAACCTGAGGAACAGGCCTGGGTCAGTGGACAAGCCACCCATGTTTTTGAGGGTGGCTTTCAATTTGAAAATCTCCCCGTTctgagaagaagaggaagacaaaaagatgaaaactACAGATACTCT ATACCCAAGCGTTTTCTGAATTCCTGGAAAGCCAGTGTGGCAGAGGCGGAAGGAGCTCCTGCGAAACAGCACAGGATCACCAAGTCTACTTGCAGTGCCACAGGAAAGAGTCCCACTGAAGAAGTAAATATACTGAAAGATGAAGAGCCGTCATCTCCCTTACattccccttcctcctcctcagaaaCTTGTCCCTTAGCGAACGGAATTGTACCACATCTAAACCAGCTCTCTTTGACTGACCAGCACACCTCAAACAAACCTAAACACAAAAAGAATCCTAAGAAATTATTGCCGTGTTACACAAATATTGAGGATTTTGACGTCGAAAATTCGAAGCTGGCGGAGGTTGTGGACAGCCCGTACTCTGACATCGACTCTGTCCCGCGGATTCTTTGTCCTAAGGCTTGTGAGAGGTCTGCGAAACCATCTGTCAGTGAGCAGCCCACAAAACCCACCGCAGGTAAAGAGGTCAAAAAGAATTTAGAGGTTCAGGGTGGCCTTTGGTTTAGCAAAGCAGGGAAGGGCCAAGTGAGTGGAGGTCTTGGTCGCGGGGGGCTAAAATCTATGAACTGTTCCTTCGGGAAAGTGTCTTGTAAAATCAAAACCCCAGACATCAACACTGTAAAGAGCAGAGAAGACCGTGTAGCGGGGCTTGAGCATCTGTCTGATGAGGCCATGAAAGCGCTTGACAGGAGAGTATCCTGTCTGCCCGCCAGTAGTCGTCTTATGACCAGGGCATTAAGAGCAATGGAGGAGGCGGAGCTTAAGAAGAAGTTACACTGTGCCCAGAATCTTGGGTGCTCATCACCAAAACATGAAGTTGAAAATGTAACGTCAAGTAGTTTGGACACTAATGTCGACTGCATTCCAAAGAACGTGCCAACAGCAACTGCTAGTAACGATCAAGAAACTCCATCGCATACTGACAATGATCCCAAATTGTTTTCAGATTTATCTAGCTGCAACAGACCCCAAACTCCGATCAAATCAGAGGATGAGGCCTGTTTAATATCCCAAGAACATGTCACTTTGCATCCAGGTGAGGCCAAGACAGAGAACTGCAAGTCTGAGGTATCGCCCAGTTCTCCAACTTTCTATACCGTAAAGGATTTCGATATGAAAGAGATAACCTTTAAATCTTTGACGAGTGAGGAAAACGGGAAGCCGGTGTCTTTTCAGACGGACGTAAACTACAAGTTCAGTACTTTCCTGATGCTGCTCAAAGACATGCATGATATCAGAGAAAAAGACGGCACCCCTTTGGTTATGGAACCTCCGAGCACAAGTGCACTCATCAAAAAGGAGCCTTCGCTGATTCCAGGGGAGGACTTAGGAGTTAGATTAGGCCAAGATGCAATTAGTAACCGGGGCCCTTCGACTGGATCCCCAAACTGTCAAAAAGGCAGTACGAAGTCCAAGTCCGGATCAAACACCAGTGTGGAAGGCCAACAAAACGGAGGCATCAAAAATCTTCTGACCTCAGAGTGCCCTAGCGCACCCAGGACTTCAAGAAGGCCTACTAAAAAAAGGCGACCATTGGGAGCGAAAAAGAAACCCAGCATCAACAGTGTGCCTTTTAAAATGGCAGAGCATACTTACGGCAGAGATGACCGTAAGCTAACAGAGCAGCCTGTTCACACGGAGGAAGCTGGGTCTCATTTACTTGGCAGTGCCCCCAAGAAACGGTGGCAGAAGTTTGAACAGGACCCTGGAAAGGTGGTTCAGATGGAAGACAGCAGCAGCG AACATAAACGCCTCAGAAAACCTAGCAAAAGACTCATAGAATGGACGGAAGAATATGATAAGATTTTTTCTACAAAGAAGAAAGTGAAGAAGAAGCTTGAGACATTCGCAAAG GTTGGGAAAACCAGTAACAGCGGTGCAGTGATGCAACCATCTCAGAAAACGATAGACAATCCGCTCCCCACACCACCTGAGGTTCAGACTCCCCCGCTGGAGGAGTTGCCTAAGACCACTCTCATCATGGAGTCGACTCCCACCACAGTGACTGCTTCTCCTCCTGCTGACTCCACTCTCTGCCACGGTGGTCAAGTCTTGCCTGTCGATACCCTAACTCCACCTCCAGAAACAGTTCCCTCACCCTCAGAAAGCTGCATAAAGGATGAGTCGCCAATTCAAAACTGTTCAGACACTG GTGATGGCTTATATCttaacagaaagagacagagaaaacctaCTAAGAAAATTCTGGAAAGCTCAATTGAAGCAGAACCAATTCTTATGCCAAAAAAGAAG ATGTTTGCCTCGCATTACGAGCTTGGTTGCTCAATGAATGAGGACTCATCATTGTTTGATGACGGCCTCTCAGCCAATAAGAAGCTCCTGGGCgatagaggaggaggagcctcGCTGAAGGAGAATGTGTGTCAG GTGTGTGAAAAGGCAGGAGATTTACTTCAGTGTGAAGGACAGTGTTGTGGAGCTTTTCACTTACAATGTGTTGGTCTGAGTGAGACCCCTCCCAAGAAGTTTTTGTGTCAAGAATGCTCCTCTG GCGTTCACACGTGCTTTGCGTGTAAGAAGCCAGGGGAGGACGTGAGACGTTGTATGATCCCCATGTGTGGAAAGTTCTACCACGGGGAGTGTATTGCCAACCACGCAGCCGCGGTACCCTTTAACCGAGGCTTTCGGTGCCCCCTCCACGCCTGTCTCTCCTGCTTCATCGCCAACCCTGCCAACCCGTCTGCCACTAAAG gCCGTCTGACGCGCTGTGTGAGATGCCCCATTGCCTATCATGCCAATGACTATTGCGTGGCAGCTGGCAGCATAATACTGGCAAGCAACAGTTTCCTGTGTCCAAACCACTTCACTCCGCGCAAGGGCTGCCGTAACCACGAGCACGTCAACGTTAGCTGGTGTTTCGTCTGCTCGGAGG GTGGCAGTCTGCTCTGTTGTGAGTCCTGTCCCGCAGCCTTCCATCGGGAGTGTCTTAATATTGACATGCCAGAGGGCAGCTGGTTCTGCAATGACTGCCGGGCCGGAAAGAAACCGCACTATAAAGAGGTCGTGTGGGTCAAAGTGGGTCGATACAG GTGGTGGCCGGCAGAAGTCAGTCATCCGAGGAATATTCCGGAGAATATCTTACGCATGAGGCATGATGTAGGGGAATTCCCGGTCCACTTCTTTGGCTCTAAGGACTACCTGTGGACGTACCAGGCACGCGTTTTTCCGTACATGGAAGGAGACGCCAACAGCAAAGACAAAATGGGAAAAGGAGTTGATGCCATCTACAGGAAAG CTTTGGAGGAGGCTGCTGTAAGATTCCAAGAGCTGCAGGCCGAGAAAGAATTGAGGCAGCTCCAAGAAGACAGACGGAATGACAAGAAACCTCCTCCTTACCGACACATAAAG GTAAACCGACCAATAGGAAAGGTGCAGATCATCACTGCGGACCTATCGGAGATCCCCCGGTGCAACTGCAAGGCGACGGACGAGAATCCATGCAGCATGGACTCGGAATGCATCAACCGCATGCTTCTGTACGAGTGCCACCCTCAGGTGTGCCCCGCGGGGGACCGCTGTCAGAATCAATGCTTCACCAAACGTCAGTACTCGCAGGTGGAAATCTTCAGGACGCTTGGGCGTGGCTGGGGGCTACGGTGCTGCCACGACATCAAAAAG GGTGAGTTCGTGAACGAGTACGTGGGAGAAGTGATCGACGAAGAAGAGTGTCGAGCGCGGATCAAACACGCGCAGGAGAACGACATCTGCAACTTCTACATGCTGACGCTGGACAAG GATCGTATTATCGATGCTGGGCCCAAGGGAAACCAAGCACGGTTTATGAACCACAGTTGCCAGCCAAACTGCGAGACCCAGAAGTGGACGGTTAATGGAGACACACGCGTAGGACTCTTTGCATTGACAGACATCCCCgctg GCACGGAGTTAACATTCAACTATAACCTGGAGTGTCTTGGCAATGGGAAGACAGTGTGTAGGTGCGGTGCACCGAACTGCAGCGGGTTTTTAGGAGTACGGCCAAAG AACCATCCCCCGGGAGATGACAAAGGCCGTAAGTTGAAGAAGAAAGCTCAGGTGAAGCGTAAACCCCAGACAGAGGTGACCAAGGAACGTGAGGACGAGTGCTTCAGCTGTGGAGATGGGGGCCAGTTAGTGACCTGCAAGAGACCAGGTTGTCCTAAAGTTTACCATGCCGACTGCCTCAACCTGACCAAGAGGCCAGCAG GTCGCTGGGAATGCCCGTGGCACCAGTGTGACCTGTGCAACCAAGAGGCGGCGTCGTTCTGCGAAATGTGTCCAAGCTCCTACTGCGCGTCTCACCGCGACGGAATGCTCTTCATATCCAAGCTGGACGGCAAACTGTCCTGCAGCGAACACGACCCCTGCGGGCCCGAACCCCTGGAGCCCGGAGAGATCCGGGAATACGCCCCGGATCGCGCCACAGCTTACCCCATAAACATCATCCGGGCCGCCCTCAACCTCCCCGACCAGCAGCCCCAGCCTGGCCCCAAATCCTTCTCTTCAGCCACCACTGAGGGCGCACCATCGGCCCAGACCAAGCGTGCTGGGACTCCGCCTACCTTCAATGGTGCCTACGCACCCAGCTCCTGCAGCGGAGAAGGTCAAAAAGAGAAGGATGTCCCGTCAAAGCAAGAGGCACAGAGAGCGCGGGACCGCAAGACGGTCGAGAAGGAGGGAACCATGAAggataaagggagagagggatcgGAGATCCGAGGCGAGgggaaagaagaggaggaagagggataA